Part of the Sebastes umbrosus isolate fSebUmb1 chromosome 3, fSebUmb1.pri, whole genome shotgun sequence genome is shown below.
tgttgtgtGTATctgccggtatcagcaatctcttgcgacttattcttatttattcattatttctttaagcatgttaaactgtgtgaGTCATAATCAGTTGTGATTTTATGTACTTGGGCtatatgcatcttctatagtaggcctataatactcccataatattcacactggaacattatagggttaaggtggtgtgtttgtatataatgTTAATACTTAAAGTGTTTGCCTGTGTTATTTTTAGCCTTCAGCATctctctataatatattataggatgtctataggctggaatcaacagcagccagacagacaggcaggtatacatgcagagctgaggtgtgtgagctcttcattcaggttttaggagcagagtcccagtcaggatgctcctacatattatacagagacacattatgaatttatacagtgaataaaagatactaggagacattgggtttgggggtccttCCCCAAGAAAATGtaaaggtttttgacttaaaactacgCATTTTGCATCATtatggaccattattattactagttaaatgaatatttttattatttatcacagccttcatctgaacatttaattcttctgaaAATTTTTGTCCTGTAAaataatattctataaatcagaaaacttttaaatactCTTTCAtcaattatatttgttcacaaaaaaagttatgacgaacagtttattaattattttacaaaaaggatgtgaacattgtattgataaattacagcaccctcgttctcacTTGATATTATTGTTAGCCTAGCCACCATAACCAGTCTGACTGTTCACtgactgcactgtgtgtgttgatgtgtgtggagctcCGACAAGGCCTATGAAAGGAGGCTAGGTCTCGGGCGGACATGGCTCCAGGGGTTTGACACATGCACAGTGGCtgttttcgaaaccgcatactgcatactactgaggagcgcagtatgcagtatgcagtacatactgcatactgcgcatcctcagtagtatgcagtatggaaCGTAAATCGGTTTATTTTGTAGTACGCGAGGCCGAGTTTCGCGGGCTTCCGGTTTtggaaagcttaaaaaaaacttaaaagttaCGGCTTTGCTATGGGtaaagttaacgttagtaggACAGATTACGTTCGTTACAGATAGACAGTAGCATTTATGAATTGCTGTCCttacattaaattagaaaaataatatgctatttttacatttatattatattaaaaataatatgctatttttacatttatattcctcCCTGTCCACCGCTGTCACCGGGATGTTGACGTCCGTCATTTCTGCCATtacaaaaatttccaaaaagtgaCCGTCGcagcgcattgcattgtgggatacagtaggcgaggtagactggtctgatgcatactggagaatttttccaaatcagtacgccatccgggtatttttggcatacttgagattttgcttttgttcgcatactgcatactacatactacattttggccaaatcagtacgtactactagtatagtatgcggtttcgaaaacagccagccagtgtaactgaagctgcggcggtgcgttgcgattggttcaatttcggcgagggcagaccagattttactgcgcatgtgttttgtaccccaaagatatgacgcgtactcagcctccttccataggccttaaACAGCAGCAagaagaggctgcagctttagCCCTGGAGCCCATATGTATATAGTACCTATTATGCCCTGATATCGCAATTCAGTTTTTTGTCTCGACGATGcatatcgtcacgtttttatgtagcgatatttcgtcacaccccttTTAATAATAGAACGCGatttcacattatataaaaCTCCACATTGCAGATCATTAACATATGGCATATCATTTATTATTCCACATAAATACTTTGAAACGTTAACTGGTGATCATCGTGGCATAACCCCTTTCTACCGGTATAGATATGATAGAAGTCGGGGTATTTTCACACTATAATCTATCTTTTAAGACTAAGATAGAGGATATACCCCGATGTTTATGCCAGTCATATTTATGCGGGTACAAAACGGCACATGCTGTTGCAGGGTGTTAAATGCTGTGAATTGATAAATGTAGATCCCCCTTCCTGGCAGACAGGCTGTATACCTGCCTCTGCAGACTCGAGCCAATATTGCAATTTACAGTAAAAACTATCTGGTGtctacataaaaacacacattgtcATTTCAGgctgaataataattaatatgccATATGTATGCCTAGTTAATGTTCTGCAGCGTGGAGTTTTATTAATGTGTGATTGCATTTTATCATTAAACACGCCAAAAATAATACAGAGCAGTCAAATGCGCTTTTGATGTGAACAGCCAGGGAGTGTCGGCGCCAGAGTGTTAAGGGCGGACGGGCAATCAGCTTTGACagggggggcattttttttcacctcatatagcctttattaagtgaatctttaacattatcatgttttatgaaagaaataaactgacagagaggtgtATACATACTGCCACCTATGCGCACAggcgcgcacgcacgcatacacatgctgttatgtccacaaaaacaggttataaactaacaccgtgtcctaactggatgcgcatcggacgctctctgtccactgaatacgttaaatctgcacttctgttacatcatgtaaacaaaccaggaacatatcaactgtgagctccagatcagactggagctgaagacataaccacctcaaagatgggttagtagtacttgttatcttcctacgttcgtactttttttttttatcagaaaacacgttttatttttgatatttactggaaataacatacgatatagccaagagcaagtaggttgttatctagtgatcttctccagccagctgccaccttattttggtttctgttttgaaatAAGGAGGTACTgtaggctacagataactcctcaggcacgccctgcgtcttgctcgtgccagggtcaaaatgtgcacacacgcaGGTGCCGAGATACAGTTAACAGggagttaaacaacacattaatctaacagtctgactgatttcttcataactataatttaaaggtcacctattatgcaaaatgcacttttccatgtcttttaaacatcaatatctgtccccattgtgtctacaggtcaccatagtatcataaaagaccatcctctctatttttctcctgctccgtttGTCCGGAAATGGGTGTTGAAAAACGCTGCGcagcttttccttttcttctgaCGTCATTAGAGAATTGCAAGCCatataagggtttcctggtggaacCAGAGAGAACGTCCAGCTAGCTGACCCCGCCCCACAGCGcgtcactctctctcctcctcaaccGAACTATGACCAAAGTAGCTCCTACTGTTAGTCtacaagaaccagcagaaccggcttcatgtactcccatcatctaaatataacatgttctttcacaaaggctttatgtaattacactgtttaaacagctgatatttatatattatatatatttgatgtcatgcatgtagaagagtacaggtagtaaatagtgactgtaagcaacacaacacatttctgtttcacagtcaaactttatttgagtagacagatgacaatattaattatacacagcatttttacagtttttctcgattgtttacacacattttctgaaagcatgcctcatactctcagaactctacacacaaatcaaaaaacacacacacaatgggcaaaacccctcaattctcctgcaaaatgaaactttacattcaaaacaatgttatttcttctcaaaatggtattttgttttcaaatgacatacacaaaccatcatatgaatagacatttataagaaccagttgaacactgatgtgctcaatgtaaaacactatgatgaatggaaaacacttcttctccattcatcatgatgacttagaccttttttttgttcagtgttacacttactacagacagtacatacataagtgtgttgtaaaatattttagaatattgtttttatactcagaacacacaaatacacggtaacaaatatattttattttccccacaaaaacaatgtacacagtgtacatcccaaccaacacaaagttgcacatacagtggtctacatacaaaacaacagaagaatttactgtatacagttacagtaaaaaaaactatgctgcatcctctcttctgtttcggtctggccacagcacctcatccacatcacaagcaatgtttgccctggccaagcagcgggggaaatatcgcttagcatgtcgaatccagccatgaaaagcatcaactgattgctaattgtaacactgtgtgacaggtgtttgcccatgtgatgggtcagtgtgcatagtagggcaattgactttagaattttgaatgacagtgtgttccttgtgaaaacgagattttcttcatgaaaattgtgccaaatgcagagaattgtgtgtagtgttttgaaaaaagtgtgttttagaactacaatttgagtgtaaagcaggaattgtgcttgtagtttagcagaattggttcagggggttggtgcatgagttacatgttgtggtcattatgtgtcaagtaccagtatttgtgtgtaaacaattgagaaaaactgtaattatccCACCTGCAGTTATGTTGAcatggtacaggagaaagtctttcaGCTCCGGTAAGCTAAGCTCCGgtggtctgtagtcatggtaacacagagacagctcctaCAGTAATTAATaaccattactctgattacttccatacatttatcaggtttcttttaccagaaataatgaactgactactgtttcacatcttctatttccCACCCTGATGGTCGCTGTGGTTACACACCGTCTGGCTCTGACACTAGCTCTGTATCTCCATGTAAACAGAGCtttctgctctcagctgtctgctctactctgggatgattctgtcggtcatttctcacGGATGGACCTGTAAAGACAgacgtaaaacagagtgtatgtttacggtttacagagttgatgCATAAGGTAAACACTGAGCTAACTAACAGAGATATAAATATCATTATTTACCTGAGAGAAACCGTCAGGAGAACCTGGAGTCTGGACCGCAGATGTTCATCATGTGTCGCCGATTTCTGATCAGATTCCTCCGGTAACGTGCGCTgggtgaagtttctggtttataaactttaaaGTAGTTTATAAACTCTTCCTAGctgcttctccctctccctgcaCTCAGAGCTACACTCAGACCTAcaggtagctctctctctccgtgaGAGCAGAGCTGCTCCGGGGAAGGGGAGAGAGTGACGCTGTGTTGAGGAcctttgattgacagaaaacgctgaccaatcagagcagagtgggaggagacaggctgtgaATCAGGGTCTGTCAAACAGAGCCTCTGAGCagacatattcaggctgacagtatgagaagaataaagggttttttgaacattgcagcatgtaaacatattctagtgcaacattaaaatacatctatgaacctggaaatgagcataatatgagacctttaagttaataaagactaaatgtggatgtttcactcagcagttgttgtccctgctcagcctgctgtagtgtaacattagtccattgttttattccacaatactgaacagaataatccaaacaggtagaaaaagtaagatgtgagaggagcacaggatgctttttactctcttggtcctaATTGTGCTTTAATGCACCAGGTTTGTAGGTCgactttctctcatttttttctattgagctagattgaaaaaaacaaaaaaacaaacaaacacgcaaacggagcggatcaaaacgaggcttcTTACTGAAATATTGTAGTGGCGGTTCATATTTTCCAGAGTTTCCATAGTTGTATCTTTGCGCTGTGTGTTCgtgttttatttgaaccattagtgaggtggctgttataTTATTTGACAGGTAGCTCgtaataaagtttcactagtGAACTTTATTACATATAACTGTGAGCGTCAATGCCTGTGCTGAAAGTGTCAGtaatcaagttaatattttcatttacatccaggacgactgacccggttttctcggctcattttatctaagctaatcagccgttcctctcaatatgagtgacaggaaaaaataggaaccGTGTAACCGATAGAAGTTCAGACAAAATGTCACGCCGCGCTGTGCAGCACCATGTTGCTCGCAGCCAGTTAGGacactccaatagaaaacaatgtaatcaagcccaagtacatgtcctagttgtttcctaaatgcaaaactatcactgttttgtgctttattttgcattgcagtgttaCCAAActtccattaccaaactgaaTGACTTAATTTGACTAATAGCttagctgttatttcagtttagttttttgtcaggagaaaattcagctgagggggcacagtgacctttttggacAGGCCTGGACCCCCATGGCCCGCCCCTAACGCCGACGCTGCAGCCAAGCTTCAGTAATAATGCAGTGCAACTACGCTGGCGCTGCACCGTTATTTATCTCCATTATGAAtttcccagagaacctgatgtGGAGAGGGCaaaggagaggacaggaagCTTGTAAGAAGCTCCGGTACgcatgaaaaagtcacagtatgccaaggagtaaaatgtagaagtgccggTACGGTGTACCGCTGCGTACCGGCCCACTTTGAGCACTGATAATGACACTTGTCAGATGGACATCTCAGTTAAATGAAACATACCTATGAATTCAAAATAATGTTTCTCAATATTGCAGTAATCATACTTTGATATTTGTTTCATACAAATGATTAATACATGtgtaacaaaacattttataatactttcacttttgttCTCAGTGTGTAGACATGGCTGCTGCCAGCAATCTGCTATCTGAAGATCACTTTctgtgctccatctgtctggatgtgttcactGATCCAGTCAGTACACCATGTGGACACAACTTCTGCAAAAACTGCATCAATGAACACTGGAATATTAGTGACAGGTACCTGTGTCCGATGTGTAAAAAGGTTTTCAACACAAAACCTGAGCTGCACGTCAACACCTTCATCTCTGAGATGGTtgttcagttcagacagtcagctcaacagaaaaccagcagcagcagctcagagcaacaAGTGTCCAAACCCGGAGAAGTTCCCTGTGACGTCTGCACTGGAACCAAACTGAAggccctgaagtcctgcctggtgtgtctggcaTCCTACTGTGAGACTCACCTGGAGCCTCATCTGACAATGTCAGGCCTGAAAAGACATCAGCTGATCGACCCTGTGGAGAACCTGGAAGACAGGATGTGTACGAAGCACGATAAACCTCTGGAGCTGTTCTGTAAGACCGACAAGACATGTATCTGCATGCTCTGCCTTGTTTTAGACCACAAGACACATGAGTTTGTTCCTCTGAAAGATGAATATGAAGGAAAGAAGGCCGAGCTGGGgaagacagaggctgaaatCCAGCAGATGATCCAGAAGAGACGACTGAAGATTCAGGAGATCAAACACTCAGTCGACCTCAGTGAggaagatgcagacagagagatagcagaaggtgttcaggtcttcactgctCTGAAGGAGTCTGTTGAGAGAGGCCAGGCCAATCTCATCAAGACgatcaaagagaagcagagagcaACAGAAAAACAGGCCGAAGCTTTCATCAGAGAGCTGGAACAGGAAATCTCTGAGCTGACGAAGAGAAGGGCTGAAGTGGAGCAGCTCAAACGCTCTGAAGACCAACTCCATCTTCTCCAGAGTGTCCAGTCCCTGAAAGCTGCTCCACCCACCAAGGACTGGACAGAAGTCAGCGTCCGTCCATCAACATATGAGGGGACTGTGGTGAAAGCTGTGGCTCAGCTGGAAGAGACACTCAGTAAAGAGATAAAGAAGCTGCTCGATAAGGCTGAGCTGACGAGGGTCCAGCAGTATGCAGTGGATGTGACTCTTGATCCTGATACAGCTCATCCtaaactcatcctgtctgatgatGGGAAACAAGTGAATGATAGTGATGTGAGGAAGAATCTCCCAGACAACCGAGAGAGATTTTCTAATTGTGTTAGTGTCTTAGCAAAGCAGAGTTTCTCTTCAGGCAGATTTTACTTTGAGGTTCAAGTTAAAGGAAAGACTAAATGGAACTTTGGAGTGGCCAGAGAGTCGATCAACAGGAAGGGACGCATCACACCGAAACCTGAGAATGGTTACTGGATTATATGTTTGAGAAATGGAAATGAGTACAAAGCTGTTGATGTCCTTCGAgtcagtctctctctgaagtttCGGCCTCAGAAGGTGGGGGTGTTTTTGGATTATGAGGAGGGTCTGGTCTCCTTTTATGACGTAgatgctgcagctcttatctactcctttactggctgctgcttcactgagaaactcttccCATACTTTAGTCCTGATCTTAATGATGGTGGTAAAAACTCTGCCCCTCTGATCATCTCTCCTGTCAATCAAGCCGAGTAGACTGatgatatttaaatgaaaaggtTCACTGTCATATAACAGAACAAATATACATATTCAGTGGCAATATACAATGTAAACCTGTTGTCTTCAGAATTAATCTtcagggctgtttttctgacatcATGCAAAGTcgactttttagagatacgtggttctcacaggaaaGCGCCGCTACAAACATaggatgatcttatagaccatgatgcattgctgtagattaatcTAGCCAAGAGTATGtaaaggagttaaaattagcacaaccttaaacatcttcagcagtaaaatgcagcatacacattaatgcagcagtaatattaatccagaaacatcagatataatagtaaaacactgacagggaacattttactgcacaatcaacacttttacttttcatacgttaagtacatttttctgataaagACAACTACTCAGTTTCAAAAAGTTACTCTTGTGTACTCTTTCTGTGAGCAATTAAGAGATGAATatagaattaattaattcatcaatcaacagaaaaattaatctgcaaatattaatcaattaattgtttatctaatttttaagcaaaaatgttaaaaattcGCAAattccagcctctcaaatgtgaatatttgctgttttttgggTCTTCTATCATATTAAATCAAGTATCTTTGGATTATTATGAATCATAATGGGCATTTGTGACTtctttttctgatattttatgcACCAagagattaatcaataatgaaaataattgttaattgcagCATTAGAGCTTCAATTCTGTTTTATAGGCCTACATCTTTTCAGCTGTTGTTGggttttgaacatttaattagCATTATGTGAATGATTAATGGTCAATATTTTTACTAGTTATTCAGTCATCCGGTTATTGAGTTTTAATGTCTAATATGCATTTATGTTGTTATTCATTTAATCAGTCATCACTGCAATAAAATCCAGTGCAGAAGAAGAAACtttttgtgtgagtgttttattttgaaactggaATCTTGTCCACAAAGTCACAAAGGTTTTCACAGGTTGGATGTGTTTCTCAACTGTGGCCACTAGATGTGAGCATGACAACACACATCAGAGGGAGGAGAGTTTGTTAAAGGCATGCACAGACTGCACACACCACTCAACTTCCTGGTCTGATTCAGCAACAACTAATAGGAACGAAGCAAATACAAGAATTACATGAGAAGGTTAGAACATTACAGGACAAACAGTGAGCTGAAATCTGGACAGACAGTATGATTGTTGCAGAGCTGTAGAGGACTGTAAAGTGAATGCTGGTTTCTGCTGACCCTAAGATGTATTCTTACATGTGggattgacttttattttgtgaaaaCTGTCCTGGTGGAGGAAACACAACCTCACAAACAGAGCTGCTGTAAGAGGTGGAGCAACACTGGAAGGAGGAGAGCTTCAACGTCACATTACAGAAATGACACTGCACGTTTGTCAGAGAGCTGCAGTCGAGACaagtctctgtgtttctgtctaaaGAAACATTAAACTGAGTTCATCAGGTCTTtctcaacaacaacagactCAAATACTGGTGAGTGCAGCTGATAATATTTACTGTGTTTCAACAACCAGCATTAACACAAAACTTACAGCTCTaatcaaacaggaagttacactcttttcatttcatattgaCCAGTGTTGGTACTCTCTTATTAACATGTTGTGTGTATctgccggtatcagcaatctcttgcaacttattcctatttattcattatttctttaagcatg
Proteins encoded:
- the LOC119485914 gene encoding E3 ubiquitin-protein ligase TRIM39-like, with translation MAAASNLLSEDHFLCSICLDVFTDPVSTPCGHNFCKNCINEHWNISDRYLCPMCKKVFNTKPELHVNTFISEMVVQFRQSAQQKTSSSSSEQQVSKPGEVPCDVCTGTKLKALKSCLVCLASYCETHLEPHLTMSGLKRHQLIDPVENLEDRMCTKHDKPLELFCKTDKTCICMLCLVLDHKTHEFVPLKDEYEGKKAELGKTEAEIQQMIQKRRLKIQEIKHSVDLSEEDADREIAEGVQVFTALKESVERGQANLIKTIKEKQRATEKQAEAFIRELEQEISELTKRRAEVEQLKRSEDQLHLLQSVQSLKAAPPTKDWTEVSVRPSTYEGTVVKAVAQLEETLSKEIKKLLDKAELTRVQQYAVDVTLDPDTAHPKLILSDDGKQVNDSDVRKNLPDNRERFSNCVSVLAKQSFSSGRFYFEVQVKGKTKWNFGVARESINRKGRITPKPENGYWIICLRNGNEYKAVDVLRVSLSLKFRPQKVGVFLDYEEGLVSFYDVDAAALIYSFTGCCFTEKLFPYFSPDLNDGGKNSAPLIISPVNQAE